In the genome of Streptomyces sp. V2I9, one region contains:
- a CDS encoding transporter translates to MSVLDAPVSAAAPAAPTTGLTPVFVRLKLTLLRNGLRQSSGRRAAFIASLVLTLLLAAGQVLGLVLLRGNGHAGTVVVLLTGVVALGWAVLPLFFPSGDDTLDPTRLVMLPLRPEPLIRALLVSSMIGIGPLFTLCLVAGSVLALAHGAAGVLFAVVAVPLTMLLCVALSRAVATANVRLLNSRKGRDLAVLSGLVIAVGIQFVNFGAQRLGRAGGLSTLDPAAGVVRWLPGASAVASVDAASDGAYGIAAAQLLVTAAALAALMWWWQRSLVTLMTAPDGSTLAAAEPARAESGRRGLSALLPEGRTATVMQRSLRYVARDPKTKAAWVTALAVGAIVPLLNAVQGTGSVYFACFAAGMLGMQMYNQFGQDTSAFWMVALTISSPRDAYVELRARAFVLLLLTLPFTLVVCVVTAAVLGDWRSLPGALGLSFALLSAMLATGAVASALFPYSIPQEGAFKNVVPGQGGLAWISILGGMVAAALLASPVIAATVWMHLTDRHDALWFLVPGGLAYGVLIGWAGLRIAAPRTANRLPEILTAVSKG, encoded by the coding sequence ATGAGCGTGCTGGACGCCCCGGTCTCCGCGGCCGCCCCGGCCGCGCCGACGACGGGCCTGACCCCGGTCTTCGTACGGCTCAAGCTGACGCTGCTGCGCAACGGGCTGCGGCAGTCCTCCGGACGCAGGGCGGCGTTCATCGCCTCCCTCGTCCTCACCCTGCTGCTCGCGGCGGGCCAGGTGCTCGGCCTGGTGCTGCTGCGCGGCAACGGGCACGCGGGCACCGTCGTGGTGCTGCTCACCGGTGTCGTGGCGCTCGGCTGGGCGGTACTGCCGCTGTTCTTCCCCAGCGGGGACGACACCCTCGACCCGACCCGGCTGGTGATGCTGCCGCTGCGTCCCGAGCCGCTGATCCGGGCCCTGCTGGTCTCCTCGATGATCGGCATCGGCCCGCTGTTCACCCTGTGCCTGGTGGCCGGATCGGTCCTCGCGCTCGCGCACGGGGCGGCGGGCGTGCTGTTCGCGGTGGTCGCGGTCCCGCTGACGATGCTGCTGTGCGTGGCGCTGTCCCGCGCGGTGGCCACGGCCAACGTACGGCTGCTGAACTCCCGCAAGGGCCGTGACCTCGCGGTGCTCAGCGGGCTGGTGATCGCGGTGGGCATCCAGTTCGTCAACTTCGGCGCGCAGCGGCTCGGCCGGGCCGGCGGGCTCTCCACGCTGGACCCGGCGGCGGGCGTGGTGCGCTGGCTGCCCGGCGCCTCCGCCGTTGCGTCGGTGGACGCGGCGTCGGACGGCGCGTACGGGATCGCCGCCGCCCAGCTCCTCGTCACGGCGGCGGCCCTGGCGGCGCTGATGTGGTGGTGGCAGCGGAGTCTGGTGACGCTGATGACCGCGCCGGACGGCTCCACCCTGGCGGCGGCGGAGCCGGCCCGCGCGGAGTCCGGCCGGCGCGGCCTTTCCGCGCTGCTGCCGGAGGGCCGTACGGCGACGGTGATGCAGCGCAGTCTGCGGTACGTGGCACGGGACCCGAAGACCAAGGCGGCCTGGGTGACGGCCCTGGCGGTCGGGGCGATCGTGCCGCTGCTCAACGCCGTCCAGGGAACCGGCTCGGTCTACTTCGCGTGCTTCGCCGCCGGGATGCTCGGCATGCAGATGTACAACCAGTTCGGCCAGGACACCTCGGCCTTCTGGATGGTGGCGCTGACGATCTCCTCGCCCCGTGACGCGTACGTCGAACTGCGGGCGCGGGCGTTCGTCCTGCTGCTGCTCACCCTGCCGTTCACCCTGGTCGTCTGCGTGGTGACGGCAGCGGTGCTCGGTGACTGGCGGTCGCTGCCGGGGGCGCTGGGCCTGTCCTTCGCCCTGCTGAGCGCGATGCTGGCGACGGGGGCGGTGGCCTCGGCGCTGTTCCCGTACTCGATTCCTCAGGAGGGCGCGTTCAAGAACGTGGTGCCGGGGCAGGGCGGACTGGCCTGGATCTCGATCCTCGGCGGGATGGTGGCGGCCGCGCTGCTGGCGTCGCCGGTGATCGCGGCGACGGTCTGGATGCATCTCACGGACCGCCACGACGCGCTGTGGTTCCTGGTGCCGGGCGGACTCGCGTACGGGGTGCTCATCGGGTGGGCGGGGCTGAGGATCGCCGCCCCGCGCACGGCGAACCGGCTGCCGGAGATCCTGACGGCGGTCAGCAAGGGCTGA
- a CDS encoding bifunctional DNA primase/polymerase: MGVTEAAQVPQQRSEPLLDAAVRYAEERHWDVFPGAWLEVVGGVERCSCGDTGCALPGAHADRPDWAGRATGSGAAARRMWTRQPRSSVLLPTGRAFDALEVPESAGFLALARMERMDLTLGPVTRTPDRRMLFFVQPGAAAKVADLVRGLGWNAEAIDLAGRGDGHYVAAPPTRVGGRGAVQWARRPNHANRWLPEVGELISPLAYACARDAADARARTA; this comes from the coding sequence ATGGGAGTCACGGAAGCCGCGCAGGTCCCCCAGCAGCGGAGCGAGCCGCTGCTCGACGCCGCGGTGCGCTATGCGGAGGAGCGTCACTGGGACGTGTTCCCCGGCGCCTGGCTGGAGGTGGTGGGCGGCGTCGAGCGGTGCTCGTGCGGCGACACCGGCTGCGCCCTGCCCGGCGCCCACGCGGACCGGCCGGACTGGGCGGGCCGGGCCACCGGCAGCGGGGCGGCGGCCCGGCGGATGTGGACGCGGCAGCCCCGCTCCTCGGTGCTGCTGCCGACCGGGCGCGCCTTCGACGCGCTGGAGGTCCCGGAGTCCGCGGGCTTCCTGGCGCTGGCCCGGATGGAGCGGATGGACCTGACGCTCGGCCCGGTCACCCGCACCCCCGACCGCCGGATGCTGTTCTTCGTGCAGCCGGGGGCCGCCGCCAAGGTCGCCGACCTGGTACGCGGGCTCGGCTGGAACGCCGAGGCGATCGACCTGGCCGGCCGCGGCGACGGCCATTACGTCGCCGCCCCGCCGACCCGCGTCGGCGGCCGGGGGGCCGTGCAGTGGGCCCGCAGGCCCAACCACGCCAACCGCTGGCTGCCCGAGGTGGGCGAGTTGATCAGCCCGCTGGCGTACGCCTGCGCCCGCGACGCCGCCGACGCCCGCGCCCGGACCGCGTAG
- a CDS encoding transcriptional regulator: MAARPLVARQPNERLQTLIQEAACSNAGLARRVNMVGAERGLDLRYDKTSVARWLRGQQPRGRAPGVIAEALGRKLGRTVTIDEIGMADGKNLASGVGLQYAPTVAGAVEQVCELWRSDVGRRDLLTGSAVAASALVEPSRDWLISGPDAQVERTAGARVGMADVEAVRAMTASLTDLDHRFGSGHVRPVLVHYLNSVVSGLLSGSYREQVGRQLFAAVARLTELGGYMAVDTGQPGLAQRYYIQALRLAQAAGDRAYGGYVLAASMSHLAAQLGNPREIAQLARAAQEGARGQVTPRARAMFYAAEARGHALLGDARTCHAVAGRAVAALEQADPDTGDDPVWIRHFDAGYLADELAHCHRDLGQAHEAARRAKEALAALPETRARRRGIALVLLASAQVQQREVERACHTGTRAMELLATVRSSRGAEYLDDLQQRLTPFGEEPAVREFGERLELQPA; this comes from the coding sequence ATGGCTGCAAGGCCTCTCGTAGCCCGCCAGCCCAACGAACGGCTCCAGACGCTCATCCAGGAGGCCGCCTGTTCCAACGCGGGCCTCGCGCGCCGCGTGAACATGGTCGGGGCCGAGCGCGGACTCGATCTGCGCTACGACAAGACCTCCGTGGCCCGCTGGTTGCGCGGACAGCAGCCGCGCGGCCGGGCGCCGGGGGTCATCGCCGAGGCCCTGGGCCGCAAGCTCGGCCGGACGGTCACGATCGACGAGATCGGCATGGCCGACGGCAAGAACCTGGCGTCCGGCGTCGGTCTCCAGTACGCGCCGACCGTCGCCGGGGCCGTCGAGCAGGTCTGCGAGCTGTGGCGCAGCGACGTGGGACGCCGCGACCTGCTGACCGGGTCGGCGGTCGCCGCGTCCGCGCTGGTCGAGCCCAGCCGGGACTGGCTGATCTCGGGCCCGGACGCGCAGGTCGAGCGGACGGCGGGGGCACGGGTCGGGATGGCCGACGTCGAGGCGGTGCGGGCGATGACCGCGTCCCTGACCGACCTCGACCACCGCTTCGGCAGCGGCCACGTGCGGCCGGTGCTCGTGCACTACCTCAACAGCGTCGTGTCCGGCCTGCTGTCGGGTTCGTACCGCGAACAGGTGGGGCGGCAGCTGTTCGCCGCGGTCGCCCGACTCACCGAGCTGGGCGGGTACATGGCCGTCGACACCGGTCAACCGGGCCTCGCCCAGCGCTACTACATCCAGGCGCTGCGGCTCGCGCAGGCGGCGGGCGACCGCGCGTACGGCGGCTACGTGCTCGCCGCGTCGATGAGCCACCTCGCCGCCCAGCTCGGCAACCCCCGCGAGATCGCCCAGCTGGCCCGCGCCGCCCAGGAAGGAGCGCGGGGGCAGGTCACGCCCCGCGCCCGCGCGATGTTCTACGCGGCGGAGGCCCGCGGCCACGCGCTGCTCGGGGACGCCCGGACCTGCCACGCGGTGGCGGGGCGCGCGGTCGCCGCGCTGGAGCAGGCCGACCCGGACACCGGTGACGACCCGGTCTGGATCCGGCACTTCGACGCGGGGTACCTCGCGGACGAACTGGCCCACTGTCACCGGGACCTGGGGCAGGCGCACGAGGCCGCACGGCGGGCCAAGGAGGCGCTGGCCGCGCTGCCGGAGACGCGTGCCCGGCGCCGGGGCATCGCCCTGGTGCTGCTGGCCTCGGCGCAGGTGCAGCAGCGCGAGGTGGAGCGGGCCTGCCACACGGGGACGAGGGCGATGGAGCTGCTGGCGACGGTGCGCTCCAGCCGGGGCGCCGAATACCTCGACGATCTCCAGCAGCGGCTCACGCCCTTCGGTGAGGAGCCCGCGGTACGGGAGTTCGGCGAGCGCCTGGAGCTCCAGCCGGCGTGA
- a CDS encoding ABC transporter substrate-binding protein, which produces MTGRRRPTFTRPLPGVISATATAVLLSGCGVLPGASGGSREPVTVMTWAPDRSEDINAVKMAGVPAMAQTYARWVNDTGGIDGRELRVVVCDEADTSIGAERCAREAVERKVAAVVGSYSRHGQSFMPALEAGGVPYIGGYGASPEEFSSYVSYPVNGGQPALLAGHGRQLGRSCERVSLVRPDSIGGDGMPPLLNNGLLAADRPASTDIVAPLDATSYDEQAARALRRSGDGCVTAVLGARTETFFDSFRRLEPDGGRVRISSVLGSVSQPLINRTGGRNSPFEGAYVTGWYPDAKNPRWKQMRDVVTEYAFGDNRIDPDDTAVQTTWIAYTALRAAVRAVGDEDVTPGRVTAALNRGVEVDTGGLTPTLRWRFKDLVGTSSYPRIVNTKVTFQVVRDGRLTAQKKGFVDVQEALTDAPRG; this is translated from the coding sequence ATGACCGGACGGCGACGCCCCACCTTCACCCGCCCCTTGCCGGGCGTCATCAGCGCGACGGCGACGGCGGTGCTGCTGTCCGGGTGTGGCGTGCTCCCTGGAGCCTCGGGGGGATCCAGGGAGCCCGTCACGGTGATGACGTGGGCGCCCGACCGCTCGGAGGACATCAACGCGGTGAAGATGGCCGGGGTCCCCGCGATGGCGCAGACGTACGCCCGCTGGGTCAACGACACCGGCGGCATCGACGGCCGGGAGCTGCGGGTGGTCGTCTGCGACGAGGCCGACACCTCGATCGGCGCGGAGCGGTGCGCGCGGGAGGCCGTCGAGAGGAAGGTGGCCGCCGTCGTCGGCTCGTACAGCCGTCACGGCCAGAGCTTCATGCCCGCGCTGGAGGCGGGCGGCGTCCCGTACATCGGGGGCTACGGGGCCTCCCCCGAGGAGTTCAGCAGCTATGTCTCGTACCCCGTCAACGGCGGCCAGCCGGCCCTGCTGGCGGGCCACGGGCGGCAGTTGGGCCGCAGCTGCGAGCGGGTCTCGCTGGTGCGGCCCGACTCGATCGGCGGCGACGGGATGCCGCCGCTCCTGAACAACGGGCTGCTCGCCGCCGACCGGCCCGCCTCCACCGACATCGTGGCCCCGCTGGACGCCACGTCCTACGACGAGCAGGCCGCCCGGGCGCTGCGGCGGTCCGGCGACGGCTGTGTGACGGCGGTGCTCGGCGCCCGTACGGAGACGTTCTTCGACTCCTTCCGCCGGCTGGAGCCGGACGGCGGGCGGGTCAGGATCTCCTCCGTGCTCGGCAGCGTCAGCCAGCCGCTCATCAACCGCACGGGCGGCCGGAACAGCCCGTTCGAGGGCGCGTACGTCACCGGCTGGTACCCGGACGCGAAGAACCCGCGCTGGAAGCAGATGCGCGACGTGGTCACGGAGTACGCCTTCGGGGACAACCGCATCGACCCGGACGACACCGCCGTGCAGACGACGTGGATCGCGTACACGGCGCTGCGGGCCGCCGTCCGGGCGGTCGGCGACGAGGACGTCACGCCGGGCCGGGTCACCGCCGCCCTCAACCGGGGCGTCGAGGTCGACACCGGTGGCCTCACCCCGACGCTCCGCTGGCGCTTCAAGGACCTGGTCGGCACGTCGAGCTACCCCCGCATCGTCAACACGAAGGTGACGTTCCAGGTGGTCCGGGACGGCCGTCTCACCGCCCAGAAGAAGGGCTTCGTCGACGTCCAGGAAGCCCTGACGGACGCCCCGCGCGGCTAG
- the purU gene encoding formyltetrahydrofolate deformylase has protein sequence MTVPQPAPSVAPSDAAAATEQYVLTLSCPDKQGIVHAVSSYLFMTGCNIEDSQQFGDHDTGLFFMRVHFSADAGVTVDKLRASFAAIGDAFGMEWQIHRSAERMRIVLMVSRFGHCLNDLLFRSRTGALPVEIAAVVSNHTDFAELVASYGIPFRHLPVTKENKPEAEAALLELVREEDVELVVLARYMQVLSDDLCKRLSGRIINIHHSFLPSFKGAKPYHQAHARGVKLIGATAHYVTADLDEGPIIEQEVERVGHEVTPDQLVAIGRDVECQALARAVKWHAERRILLNGRRTVVFA, from the coding sequence ATGACCGTGCCGCAGCCCGCCCCCTCCGTCGCCCCCTCGGACGCCGCCGCCGCGACCGAGCAGTACGTCCTCACGCTCTCCTGCCCGGACAAACAGGGCATCGTGCACGCCGTGTCGAGCTACCTCTTCATGACCGGCTGCAACATCGAGGACAGCCAGCAGTTCGGGGACCACGACACGGGTCTGTTCTTCATGCGCGTCCACTTCTCGGCGGACGCCGGCGTCACGGTGGACAAGCTGCGCGCCAGCTTCGCCGCGATCGGGGACGCCTTCGGGATGGAGTGGCAGATCCACCGGTCGGCGGAGCGCATGCGGATCGTGCTCATGGTCAGCAGGTTCGGCCACTGCCTCAACGACCTCCTGTTCCGCTCGCGCACCGGCGCGCTGCCGGTCGAGATCGCGGCCGTCGTCTCCAACCACACGGACTTCGCCGAGCTCGTCGCCTCGTACGGCATCCCCTTCCGGCACCTCCCGGTGACCAAGGAGAACAAGCCGGAGGCGGAGGCGGCGCTGCTGGAGCTGGTCCGTGAGGAGGACGTCGAGCTGGTCGTCCTGGCCCGCTACATGCAGGTGCTCTCCGACGACCTGTGCAAGCGGCTCAGCGGCCGGATCATCAACATCCACCACTCGTTCCTGCCGAGCTTCAAGGGCGCCAAGCCCTACCACCAGGCGCACGCGCGCGGGGTGAAGCTGATCGGCGCGACCGCCCACTACGTCACCGCCGACCTCGACGAGGGCCCGATCATCGAGCAGGAGGTCGAGCGCGTCGGCCACGAGGTGACCCCGGACCAGCTGGTCGCCATCGGCCGGGACGTCGAGTGCCAGGCGCTGGCGCGTGCGGTGAAGTGGCACGCGGAGCGGCGCATCCTGCTCAACGGCCGCCGTACGGTCGTCTTCGCGTAG
- a CDS encoding maleylpyruvate isomerase N-terminal domain-containing protein: MSGDGRASEGDDEGVRGARRIPGPRGAADDLDLASVPLPPLPPPGAGTPDEAVPEQAAPDEPAQARRDASGRDASDGTVSDTPAPVDPEASDVTTSQEASAMDAAEGHRREARRALRAPGPDDVAAGPPPERVPQPFMTTGPVLPHRDLQALLGAWALSVCSAEETAAVEDHLTVCAPCAGEAVRLRQAVGLLHSDGSLDLDPALRSRVVDGCLSRRPALIPIPEWAAPYDAETARLDALLRDIGDADWHAPVRLRWFEKEREAERSTTVAGVIRHLTAVDGLLSAALGLDDPLGGGRTPPDPTARTEAYWSAMGPPPTRAVREPWRAQSHEVIRTASFAERNGTETTVSYGAFALPLQDAAVDRAFECWVHGGDIADAVDYPYSAPSPAHLHLMIDLAARMLPAAVAARRRAGLAGPARDLVTAGEPGRSLHLEIEGHGGGDWYIALDSPAALGSRDRAVAQVALDGVEFCRLLAGHISPVDAAAGQEGDREAIRDVLFATASLSRL; encoded by the coding sequence GTGAGCGGCGACGGGCGCGCGAGCGAAGGCGACGACGAAGGCGTCCGCGGCGCCCGCCGGATACCGGGCCCCCGCGGGGCGGCGGACGACCTCGACCTGGCGTCCGTACCGCTCCCTCCCCTGCCGCCGCCAGGCGCAGGCACCCCCGACGAGGCCGTGCCGGAACAGGCCGCTCCGGACGAGCCCGCGCAGGCCCGCCGGGACGCCTCGGGCCGGGACGCCTCGGACGGGACCGTGTCGGACACACCCGCGCCGGTCGATCCGGAGGCTTCGGACGTCACCACCTCGCAGGAGGCCTCCGCCATGGACGCGGCCGAGGGACACCGGCGCGAGGCCCGCCGTGCCCTGCGGGCGCCCGGTCCGGACGACGTTGCGGCGGGGCCCCCGCCGGAGCGCGTACCGCAGCCGTTCATGACCACCGGGCCGGTCCTCCCCCACCGCGATCTCCAGGCCCTCCTCGGCGCCTGGGCGCTGTCCGTGTGCTCGGCCGAGGAGACCGCCGCCGTGGAGGACCACCTCACCGTATGCGCCCCGTGCGCGGGCGAGGCGGTGCGGCTGCGACAGGCGGTGGGGCTGCTGCACAGCGACGGCTCCCTGGACCTCGACCCCGCCCTGCGCTCCCGCGTGGTGGACGGCTGCCTGAGCCGCAGGCCCGCCCTGATCCCGATACCGGAGTGGGCCGCCCCGTACGACGCCGAGACCGCCCGTCTCGACGCGCTGCTGCGCGACATCGGGGACGCCGACTGGCACGCGCCGGTGCGGCTGCGGTGGTTCGAGAAGGAGCGCGAGGCCGAGCGCAGCACCACGGTCGCCGGGGTGATCCGCCACCTGACGGCGGTCGACGGGCTGCTGTCCGCCGCGCTCGGCCTCGACGACCCGCTCGGCGGCGGCCGGACGCCGCCGGACCCGACCGCACGCACCGAGGCGTACTGGTCCGCGATGGGACCGCCGCCCACGCGGGCCGTCCGCGAGCCCTGGCGGGCGCAGAGCCACGAGGTGATCCGCACGGCCTCCTTCGCCGAGCGGAACGGCACCGAGACCACCGTCTCCTACGGGGCCTTCGCCCTGCCGCTCCAGGACGCCGCCGTGGACCGGGCCTTCGAGTGCTGGGTGCACGGCGGGGACATCGCCGACGCGGTCGACTACCCGTACTCCGCCCCGTCGCCGGCCCACCTGCACCTGATGATCGACCTGGCGGCCCGGATGCTCCCGGCCGCCGTCGCGGCACGCCGCCGCGCCGGGCTGGCCGGGCCCGCGCGGGACCTGGTCACGGCCGGGGAGCCGGGCCGCTCGCTCCATCTGGAGATCGAGGGCCACGGCGGAGGCGACTGGTACATCGCCCTGGACTCACCGGCCGCCCTCGGCTCGCGGGACCGCGCGGTGGCGCAGGTGGCCCTGGACGGCGTGGAGTTCTGCCGGCTCCTCGCGGGCCACATCTCGCCGGTGGACGCGGCGGCGGGCCAGGAGGGCGACCGGGAGGCCATCCGCGACGTGCTGTTCGCGACGGCCTCGCTCAGCCGGCTGTAG
- a CDS encoding RNA polymerase sigma factor has product MAKDTAPRWDRRMQQRLARGEAAALGELYDRFAALVHSQAHLMLDDEDAAGLVTREVFAQIWESPEEYDPKQGSMRAWVAHLTHRRSVRRLRTSAATSYAAEHGEDTAPDPDEVEQRVRNATAAARADYIVASMPAPLRQALKLAYVDRRDYRQAAAELGVTEDEARRRLRLGLQLLSTANARPLEGSAPPGYGRIR; this is encoded by the coding sequence ATGGCGAAGGACACGGCACCCCGCTGGGACCGCAGGATGCAGCAGAGGCTGGCCCGCGGGGAGGCGGCGGCGCTCGGTGAGCTGTACGACCGGTTCGCCGCGCTCGTCCACAGCCAGGCGCACCTCATGCTGGACGACGAGGACGCGGCCGGCCTGGTGACCCGCGAGGTCTTCGCCCAGATCTGGGAGAGCCCCGAGGAGTACGACCCGAAGCAGGGCTCGATGCGTGCCTGGGTGGCCCACCTCACCCACCGCCGGTCGGTCCGGCGTCTGCGCACCTCCGCGGCCACCTCCTACGCGGCGGAGCACGGCGAGGACACGGCGCCCGACCCCGACGAGGTGGAACAGCGGGTGCGCAACGCCACGGCCGCGGCCCGTGCCGACTACATCGTCGCCTCCATGCCCGCACCGCTGCGGCAGGCCCTGAAGCTGGCGTACGTCGACCGCCGTGACTACCGGCAGGCCGCCGCCGAGCTCGGGGTCACCGAGGACGAGGCGCGCCGCCGGCTCCGCCTCGGACTCCAGCTGCTCTCCACGGCGAACGCCCGCCCGCTCGAAGGGTCCGCGCCACCCGGTTACGGACGGATCCGGTGA
- a CDS encoding STAS domain-containing protein, whose product MTLTVDEAEQGSWTVLRMSGELDLVSSPVVRQSVHDAVAEGRHDVVLDLSEVFFCDSSGVGVLIASRRLMKSCGGRLRLILPARGAEDGSHVNKVLGALGVRRLFDVYPDARSAADEECRPLSA is encoded by the coding sequence GTGACGCTCACTGTGGACGAGGCGGAGCAGGGCTCCTGGACCGTGCTGCGCATGAGCGGCGAACTGGATCTGGTGTCCTCACCCGTCGTACGGCAGTCCGTCCACGACGCGGTGGCGGAGGGCCGTCACGATGTGGTGCTGGATCTGTCCGAGGTGTTCTTCTGCGACTCCAGCGGCGTCGGCGTGCTGATCGCGTCGCGCCGCCTGATGAAGTCCTGCGGCGGCCGGCTGCGGCTGATCCTCCCGGCGCGGGGCGCGGAGGACGGCTCGCACGTCAACAAGGTGCTCGGCGCCCTCGGCGTGCGCCGTCTCTTCGACGTCTACCCGGACGCCCGGTCCGCTGCCGACGAGGAGTGCAGGCCGCTGAGCGCCTGA
- a CDS encoding EF-hand domain-containing protein, with translation MDSAEYERKIAHRFAAFDQDGNGYIDRADFNAAAARLLTEFGTTARCDKGQALYTGAEAFWQGMAGIADVDGDQRVTREEFVGGAVKRLRDSPERFAEIARPFLRAAIAVADGGNDGRAAVADVERALRVLGASAEIAGVAAQSLDTDRDGKVAESDVVAAFAVYFTVIEPDA, from the coding sequence ATGGACAGCGCAGAGTACGAGCGCAAGATCGCGCACCGCTTCGCCGCCTTCGACCAGGACGGCAACGGCTACATCGATCGCGCCGATTTCAACGCCGCGGCCGCCCGTCTGCTCACCGAGTTCGGTACGACGGCCCGCTGCGACAAGGGGCAGGCTCTCTACACCGGCGCCGAGGCCTTCTGGCAGGGCATGGCGGGGATCGCCGATGTGGACGGGGACCAGCGGGTCACCCGTGAGGAGTTCGTGGGCGGGGCGGTGAAGCGGCTCCGGGACAGTCCCGAGCGGTTCGCCGAGATCGCCCGTCCCTTCCTGCGGGCGGCCATCGCGGTCGCCGACGGGGGGAACGACGGCAGAGCGGCGGTGGCAGACGTGGAGCGGGCGCTCCGGGTCCTCGGGGCCAGCGCCGAGATCGCGGGCGTCGCCGCCCAGAGCCTGGACACGGACCGGGACGGCAAGGTCGCGGAGAGCGATGTGGTGGCGGCGTTCGCCGTGTACTTCACGGTGATCGAGCCCGACGCGTAG
- a CDS encoding ATP-binding protein, whose translation MQVLQVQLEVGPDPAEVGRARRWARSRLAGSGIGEDEPLAETLILLISELVTNAVVHTGCPAVLRMLFGSTGASGGAGTVRVEVADASDRPPLQRHAEGEDTNGRGLELVDGLADRWGWLPEGRGKQIWCEVDRGGPVRVPGPPPVVGAGGRAGESCEPPVCLFTDNLA comes from the coding sequence GTGCAGGTGCTTCAGGTTCAGCTGGAGGTCGGTCCGGATCCCGCAGAGGTGGGGCGGGCCCGTCGGTGGGCGCGGTCGCGTCTGGCCGGGTCCGGGATAGGGGAGGACGAGCCGCTCGCCGAGACGCTCATCCTGCTGATCTCGGAGCTGGTCACCAACGCCGTCGTCCACACGGGATGTCCCGCCGTGCTGCGGATGCTCTTCGGCTCCACCGGGGCGTCCGGCGGGGCCGGGACGGTCCGGGTCGAGGTCGCGGACGCCAGTGACCGCCCGCCGCTCCAGCGGCACGCGGAGGGCGAGGACACGAACGGCCGGGGCCTGGAACTGGTGGATGGGCTCGCGGACCGCTGGGGCTGGCTGCCGGAGGGGCGCGGGAAGCAGATCTGGTGCGAGGTGGACCGCGGCGGCCCGGTGCGGGTGCCGGGCCCGCCCCCGGTCGTCGGCGCGGGTGGTCGGGCGGGCGAGTCCTGCGAGCCGCCCGTGTGCCTGTTCACCGACAACCTGGCTTGA
- a CDS encoding GlxA family transcriptional regulator, which translates to MPHRVVVLALDGLLPFELGIPQRIFGRSFGAAPGRAAGKLYDVVTCSVRPPGPVRTDADFSILVEHGPEALATADTVVVPASYELGPVFEEGRLTEELTAAFALVRPGTRMVSICTGSYVLAAAGYLDGRPATTHWSCADHFQRTFPRVRVDPDVLFIDDGDVLSSAGVAAGIDLCLHLVRRDHGTAVANEIARRTVVPPHRDGGQAQYIQRPLPEPRFASTTTARSWALARLERPILLKDMAEQEAMSVRTFTRRFREEVGISPGQWLTRQRVERARHLLESTDLSIDQVARDAGFGTATSLRQHLQAALGVPPTVYRRTFRTSAETTA; encoded by the coding sequence GTGCCGCACCGCGTCGTCGTCCTGGCCCTTGACGGACTGCTCCCCTTCGAACTGGGCATCCCCCAGCGGATCTTCGGCCGGTCCTTCGGCGCCGCGCCGGGTCGCGCCGCCGGGAAGCTGTACGACGTGGTGACCTGCTCGGTCCGCCCGCCGGGCCCGGTCCGGACCGACGCGGACTTCTCGATCCTCGTGGAGCACGGGCCCGAGGCGCTGGCCACCGCCGACACGGTGGTCGTCCCCGCCTCCTACGAACTGGGCCCGGTCTTCGAGGAGGGCCGGCTCACCGAGGAGCTGACCGCCGCGTTCGCCCTGGTCCGGCCCGGCACGCGGATGGTCTCCATCTGCACCGGGAGCTACGTCCTCGCGGCGGCCGGGTATCTCGACGGCCGGCCCGCCACCACGCACTGGTCCTGCGCCGACCACTTCCAGCGGACGTTCCCGCGGGTCCGGGTGGACCCGGACGTCCTGTTCATCGACGACGGCGACGTGCTGAGCTCGGCCGGGGTCGCCGCCGGGATCGACCTCTGCCTGCATCTGGTGCGGCGCGACCACGGGACGGCCGTGGCGAACGAGATCGCCCGGCGCACCGTCGTCCCCCCGCACCGGGACGGCGGGCAGGCCCAGTACATACAACGCCCGCTCCCCGAGCCGCGGTTCGCGTCCACCACCACCGCCAGATCCTGGGCACTGGCCCGGCTGGAGCGGCCGATCCTGCTGAAGGACATGGCGGAGCAGGAGGCGATGAGCGTACGGACGTTCACGCGCCGCTTCCGTGAGGAGGTCGGGATCAGCCCTGGCCAGTGGCTCACCCGACAACGGGTGGAGCGGGCGCGGCACCTGCTGGAGTCGACGGACCTCTCCATCGACCAGGTGGCCCGCGACGCGGGCTTCGGCACGGCGACCTCGCTGCGCCAGCACCTCCAGGCTGCCCTGGGCGTGCCGCCGACCGTCTACCGGCGCACGTTCCGCACCTCGGCGGAGACCACGGCCTGA